One window of the Burkholderia ubonensis subsp. mesacidophila genome contains the following:
- a CDS encoding ion transporter, whose protein sequence is MATQEKPIPLSNWRRKLYIVVCEADTRAGRIFDLALTITILVSVACVMLESVVSIQQRYGTLLTALDWLFTILFTIEYGVRLLCARHPLRYVKSFFGVIDLLSILPLYLGLFIPESRVLADIRILRLLRVFRILNLSRHLGEAAQLQKALLASRRKITVFLVTVLLLVVVLGTLMFVIEGPEHGFTSIPTSIYWAIVTLTTVGFGDITPQTPLGRALASFVMITGYGIIAVPTGIVSAEIARSTPPGPAGNRSAPRQCPHCFTGDHDRDARFCKHCGGEMPGSANDAAG, encoded by the coding sequence TCGTCTGCGAGGCGGATACGCGCGCCGGCCGCATATTCGACCTGGCGCTGACCATCACCATCCTGGTTTCGGTCGCCTGCGTGATGCTGGAGAGCGTCGTTTCCATTCAGCAGCGCTACGGCACGCTGCTGACCGCGCTGGACTGGCTGTTCACCATTCTGTTCACGATCGAGTACGGGGTGCGGCTGCTCTGCGCGCGCCACCCGCTGCGCTACGTGAAGAGCTTTTTCGGCGTGATCGACTTGCTGTCCATCCTGCCGCTGTACCTGGGGCTGTTCATTCCCGAAAGCCGGGTTCTGGCCGACATCCGCATCCTGCGCCTGCTCAGGGTGTTTCGCATCCTCAACCTCAGCCGCCATCTCGGTGAAGCAGCCCAGTTGCAAAAGGCGCTGCTGGCCAGCCGGCGCAAGATCACCGTGTTCCTGGTCACGGTCCTTCTGCTGGTGGTCGTGCTGGGCACGCTGATGTTCGTGATCGAGGGCCCGGAGCACGGCTTTACGAGTATTCCGACCAGCATCTATTGGGCGATCGTGACGCTGACGACCGTCGGGTTCGGCGACATCACGCCGCAAACGCCGCTCGGGCGAGCGCTGGCCAGCTTCGTCATGATCACCGGCTACGGCATCATTGCGGTGCCCACCGGCATCGTCAGCGCGGAAATCGCCCGCAGCACGCCGCCGGGGCCTGCCGGCAATCGCTCCGCGCCCCGACAGTGTCCGCATTGCTTCACCGGGGACCACGACCGGGACGCGCGTTTTTGCAAGCATTGCGGGGGCGAAATGCCCGGCTCGGCAAACGACGCGGCCGGTTGA